A single window of Candidatus Omnitrophota bacterium DNA harbors:
- a CDS encoding type II secretion system protein M codes for MVLRRNLLSIIVISVLAGALLFLTIMLGLAIIKEAKTKKVIAAKSVAIDNFAKKSRMPLTEESISFLADERNKLKSAYSRLKLALTSPLAEDVPRESMDSLQFKERLIQTQKKLREEAKEFSLSLPDSLGFTKYETELSTRGEIPALWRRLKVLEELIYLMTLSEVVSLNEISFIGDDPAKEAAQPVPAEHVLAGMPVDKAAAQPAQSENFYDEVKVSFKITCTYSGLIKFLYKMRASPFIFIVDDLDITRAKDTLDKDEAAESMLQANFLAKAEIIR; via the coding sequence ATGGTATTAAGAAGGAACCTGTTATCCATAATAGTAATTTCGGTACTTGCGGGCGCATTGTTATTTCTCACTATTATGCTTGGTCTGGCTATAATCAAAGAAGCAAAAACCAAGAAAGTGATTGCGGCCAAGAGTGTTGCAATAGACAACTTTGCAAAAAAGAGCAGGATGCCGCTTACGGAAGAATCTATATCATTCCTTGCGGATGAGCGCAATAAACTTAAAAGCGCATATAGCAGATTAAAACTCGCCCTTACCTCGCCTCTTGCCGAAGACGTGCCTCGGGAGAGTATGGATTCGCTGCAGTTTAAAGAGCGCTTGATACAGACGCAGAAAAAACTTAGAGAAGAGGCAAAAGAGTTTTCTCTTTCTTTGCCGGATTCGCTCGGATTTACAAAATATGAAACCGAATTATCGACGCGCGGGGAGATTCCGGCCCTGTGGAGGCGCCTTAAGGTATTGGAGGAGCTTATATATCTCATGACGCTTTCGGAGGTAGTGTCGCTTAATGAAATAAGCTTTATAGGCGACGACCCTGCTAAAGAGGCGGCACAGCCGGTACCGGCGGAGCATGTCCTCGCGGGAATGCCTGTGGATAAAGCAGCGGCCCAGCCCGCGCAAAGCGAAAATTTTTATGACGAAGTAAAGGTCTCATTTAAAATAACCTGCACCTATTCCGGTTTGATCAAGTTTTTATACAAGATGAGAGCGTCTCCTTTTATATTTATCGTGGATGATTTGGATATTACCAGGGCCAAAGATACTCTCGATAAGGACGAAGCAGCGGAAAGTATGCTGCAGGCAAATTTTTTGGCAAAGGCGGAGATAATAAGATAA